One part of the Pseudopipra pipra isolate bDixPip1 chromosome 3, bDixPip1.hap1, whole genome shotgun sequence genome encodes these proteins:
- the LOC135411772 gene encoding uncharacterized protein LOC135411772 isoform X1 — protein sequence MEGIGPWWLVPSSPKHHQMLPALTSNTSMEFCNNRRENKASQSSSFTERNNSTSTQWRLPIRSRRGCHATYVGARLAQPTFTGAMPKRKPPVPLRAIEARSGRLRAGSSPSSAAAAAGMLRSAASGGQRPLQLGGSESGVRGLRQPAGAPGPHSPKHRWPGAFISHPVRFPQIHRLRPPSPGSGPASPRGTTDRAPLSLSLSLFSSSSRGGRSTAGPLVPYFTAPETPPPERLKQSGEPPLSTLFAHRVTRLATGARLAGTKNKGGVKEESPPSTPAAPRLMPAPGAPSAARRT from the exons ATGGAGGGAATAGGGCCTTGGTGGCTTGTGCCTTCCTCCCCCAAACATCACCAAATGCTCCCGGCGCTTACTTCCAACACATCCATGGAGTTCTGCAAcaacagaagggaaaacaagGCTTCACAGTCCTCATCCTTCACTGAGAGGAATAACAG CACATCTACACAGTGGCGTTTACCTATTCGCTCGCGCCGCGGCTGCCATGCAACCTATGTGGGCGCCCGGTTGGCACAGCCCACGTTCACCGGAGCGATGCCGAAGAGGAAACCCCCGGTCCCTCTCCGGGCGATAGAGGCGCGCTCCGGCCGGCTCCGGGCGGGCAGCTCTCCCTCctcagcggcggcggcggcgggaatGCTCCGCTCTGCGGCCAGCGGCGGGCAGCGTCCATTGCAGCTCGGCGGGTCCGAGTCCGGAGTCCGAGGGCTCCGGCAGCCAGCGGGGGCACCCGGCCCCCACTCCCCTAAACACCGCTGGCCAGGTGCGTTTATTTCTCATCCCGTCCGCTTCCCACAAATCCACCGTCTGCGGCCGCCGAGCCCCGGCAGCGGCCCGGCCAGCCCACGAGGCACCACCGATCGcgctcccctctctctctctctctctctcttttccagctcttcccGAGGAGGAAGGAGCACGGCGGGGCCGCTCGTCCCGTATTTCACCGCCCCGGAGACGCCGCCACCGGAGCGATTAAAACAAAGCGGAGAACCGCCACTTTCCACACTCTTCGCGCACCGAGTAACGCGGCTGGCTACGGGAGCTCGCCTAGCAGGGACGAAAAACAAGGGGGGGGTAAAGGAGGAGAGCCCACCCTccaccccagcagccccccgGCTGATGCCCGCGCCCGGCGCACCCAGCGCTGCCCGGCGCACCTGA
- the LOC135411772 gene encoding uncharacterized protein LOC135411772 isoform X2: MEGIGPWWLVPSSPKHHQMLPALTSNTSMEFCNNRRENKASQSSSFTERNNSTSTQWRLPIRSRRGCHATYVGARLAQPTFTGAMPKRKPPVPLRAIEARSGRLRAGSSPSSAAAAAGMLRSAASGGQRPLQLGGSESGVRGLRQPAGAPGPHSPKHRWPALPEEEGARRGRSSRISPPRRRRHRSD; this comes from the exons ATGGAGGGAATAGGGCCTTGGTGGCTTGTGCCTTCCTCCCCCAAACATCACCAAATGCTCCCGGCGCTTACTTCCAACACATCCATGGAGTTCTGCAAcaacagaagggaaaacaagGCTTCACAGTCCTCATCCTTCACTGAGAGGAATAACAG CACATCTACACAGTGGCGTTTACCTATTCGCTCGCGCCGCGGCTGCCATGCAACCTATGTGGGCGCCCGGTTGGCACAGCCCACGTTCACCGGAGCGATGCCGAAGAGGAAACCCCCGGTCCCTCTCCGGGCGATAGAGGCGCGCTCCGGCCGGCTCCGGGCGGGCAGCTCTCCCTCctcagcggcggcggcggcgggaatGCTCCGCTCTGCGGCCAGCGGCGGGCAGCGTCCATTGCAGCTCGGCGGGTCCGAGTCCGGAGTCCGAGGGCTCCGGCAGCCAGCGGGGGCACCCGGCCCCCACTCCCCTAAACACCGCTGGCCAG ctcttcccGAGGAGGAAGGAGCACGGCGGGGCCGCTCGTCCCGTATTTCACCGCCCCGGAGACGCCGCCACCGGAGCGATTAA